A window from Azoarcus sp. DD4 encodes these proteins:
- a CDS encoding DUF2126 domain-containing protein: protein MSIHVALSHVTTYKYDRPINLGPQVIRLRPAPHSRTRILSYSLRILPDTHFINWQQDPQSNYLARVVFPEKTTQMRIEVDLVAEMAVINPFDFFLEPHAEHIPFEYESWQRDELAPYFKKLPLTPKFAEYVGSIDREQKQSVNFLVDLNAELYRHIDYTIRLEPGVQTPEETLEKRSGSCRDSAWLLVQLLRHLGLAARFVSGYLIQLTPDVKSLDGPSGPEADFTDLHAWCEVYLPGAGWIGLDPTSGLFAGEGHIPLACTPDPYSAAPLTGALDKCEVEFEHAMKVTRIWEAPRVTKPYTEEQWSEIELLGHAIDGELTEHDVRLTQGGEPTFVSVDDPDGAEWNTTAMGPNKKRLAADLYDRLAAKYGPQGLVHYGQGKWYPGEQLPRWSLNCYWRKDGEPMWARRELIADESRPDGATDIIAGRFLRSLADRLGLDAQYVFPAYEDVFYYLWRERRLPANVDPFDSRLDDALERERLMKVYTQGLTKVAGHILPIARNPASGAWQTGPWFLRSERCYLIPGDSPLGYRLPLDSQPWTTPGEYPWIHQPDPFDNFRPLPTHAAIRQQFGPASGLTSALYPSAGGDPGLLAGGGRGGKDGNGKPGSQAETTDRKPQAKQSAGWITRTAMCAEARNGTLYVFMPPVATLEDYLEITAAIEATAESLNQRVMLEGYEPPRDPRLSHFRITPDPGVIEVNIHPASNWDQLVDQTTHLYESAHYSRLTTEKFMLDGRHTGTGGGNHFVLGGETPADSPFLRRPDLLRSLISYWHNHPSLSYLFSGLFIGPTSQAPRIDEARNDSVPEIELAFREMDRIIKQSDNGCPPWMVDRLLRNLLIDVSGNTHRAEFCIDKLYSPDGPTGRLGLLEMRAFEMPPHARMSLTQQLLLRTLVARFWKDPYTPPKLVRWGTELHDRFLLPHFVWQDFNDVMTDLQADGYPVKAEWFAPHLEFRFPKYGDFAVKGMQLELRAALEPWHVMGEEGAVGTTVRYVDSSIERIQVKLNGAAPDRYTVTCNGVPVPLQPTGTVGESVAGVRYRAWQPASCLHPTIGTDGPLTFDIVDTWNQRSLGGCQYHVAHPGGRNYDTFPVNAFEAESRRMARYFRMGHTPGRMDIGEARINPEFPFTLDLRQH, encoded by the coding sequence ATGTCCATCCATGTGGCGCTCTCTCACGTCACCACCTACAAGTACGACCGCCCGATCAACCTCGGTCCGCAGGTGATCCGGTTGCGGCCGGCGCCACATAGCCGTACCCGCATTCTTTCGTACTCGCTGCGCATCCTGCCCGACACCCACTTCATCAACTGGCAGCAGGATCCGCAATCCAATTACCTTGCCCGCGTGGTCTTCCCCGAGAAGACCACCCAGATGCGCATCGAAGTAGACCTCGTCGCCGAGATGGCGGTCATCAATCCGTTCGACTTCTTCCTCGAGCCGCATGCGGAGCACATCCCCTTCGAGTACGAATCCTGGCAGCGCGACGAACTCGCGCCCTATTTCAAGAAGCTGCCGCTGACACCGAAGTTCGCCGAATACGTCGGCAGCATCGACCGCGAACAGAAGCAGAGCGTCAACTTCCTGGTCGACCTCAACGCCGAGCTCTACCGCCACATCGACTACACCATCCGGCTGGAGCCGGGGGTCCAGACCCCTGAAGAGACGCTGGAAAAGCGTTCCGGTTCCTGCCGCGATTCGGCCTGGCTGCTGGTGCAGCTGCTGCGCCACCTCGGTTTGGCTGCGCGCTTCGTGTCGGGCTACCTGATCCAGCTCACGCCGGACGTCAAATCGCTCGACGGCCCCTCCGGCCCCGAGGCCGACTTCACCGACCTGCACGCCTGGTGCGAGGTCTACCTGCCGGGTGCAGGCTGGATCGGCCTCGACCCCACCTCCGGCCTCTTCGCCGGCGAGGGCCACATCCCGCTCGCCTGCACGCCCGATCCATACTCCGCCGCCCCGCTCACCGGCGCGCTCGACAAGTGCGAGGTCGAGTTCGAGCACGCGATGAAGGTCACCCGCATCTGGGAGGCGCCGCGCGTCACCAAACCCTACACCGAAGAGCAGTGGAGCGAGATCGAACTGCTCGGCCACGCCATCGACGGCGAGCTGACCGAGCACGACGTCCGTCTCACCCAGGGTGGCGAACCGACCTTCGTATCGGTCGACGACCCCGACGGCGCCGAATGGAACACCACCGCGATGGGGCCGAACAAGAAGCGGCTCGCCGCCGACCTCTACGATCGTCTCGCCGCCAAGTACGGGCCGCAGGGCCTGGTCCACTACGGTCAGGGCAAGTGGTATCCGGGCGAGCAACTTCCGCGCTGGTCGCTCAACTGCTATTGGCGCAAGGACGGCGAACCGATGTGGGCGCGCCGCGAACTGATCGCCGACGAAAGCCGCCCGGATGGCGCCACCGACATCATCGCCGGCCGCTTCCTGCGCAGCCTGGCCGACCGCCTCGGGCTGGACGCCCAGTACGTCTTCCCGGCCTACGAAGACGTCTTCTATTACCTGTGGCGCGAACGTCGCCTGCCGGCCAACGTCGATCCCTTCGATTCACGCCTGGACGATGCGCTCGAGCGCGAGCGGCTGATGAAGGTCTATACGCAGGGCCTGACCAAGGTCGCCGGCCACATCCTGCCGATCGCGCGCAATCCCGCAAGCGGCGCCTGGCAGACCGGGCCGTGGTTCCTGCGCAGCGAGCGCTGCTACCTGATCCCGGGCGATTCGCCGCTGGGTTACCGGCTGCCGCTGGATTCCCAGCCGTGGACCACACCGGGCGAATATCCCTGGATCCACCAGCCCGACCCCTTCGACAACTTCCGGCCGCTGCCGACGCATGCGGCGATCCGCCAGCAATTCGGCCCGGCCAGCGGGCTGACCTCGGCGCTGTATCCGTCGGCCGGCGGCGACCCTGGCCTGCTGGCCGGTGGCGGCCGCGGCGGCAAGGACGGCAATGGAAAGCCCGGCAGCCAGGCGGAGACCACCGACCGCAAGCCCCAGGCCAAGCAGTCGGCCGGATGGATCACCCGCACTGCCATGTGCGCAGAAGCCCGCAACGGTACGCTCTACGTGTTCATGCCGCCGGTCGCCACGCTGGAAGACTACCTCGAGATCACCGCGGCAATCGAAGCCACGGCCGAAAGCCTCAACCAGCGGGTCATGCTGGAAGGCTACGAGCCGCCGCGCGATCCGCGCCTGTCGCATTTCCGCATCACGCCAGACCCGGGCGTGATCGAGGTGAACATCCACCCCGCCTCGAACTGGGACCAACTGGTGGACCAGACCACCCACCTCTACGAATCCGCACACTACTCGCGGCTGACCACCGAGAAGTTCATGCTCGACGGCCGCCATACCGGCACCGGCGGCGGCAACCACTTCGTGCTCGGCGGCGAGACACCGGCCGATTCGCCCTTCCTGCGGCGCCCCGACCTGCTGCGCAGCCTGATCAGCTACTGGCATAACCATCCCAGCCTGTCCTACCTGTTCTCCGGCCTCTTCATCGGCCCGACCTCCCAGGCACCGCGCATCGACGAGGCACGCAACGACTCGGTACCCGAGATCGAGCTCGCCTTCCGCGAGATGGACCGGATCATCAAGCAGAGCGACAACGGCTGCCCGCCCTGGATGGTCGACCGCCTGCTGCGCAACCTGCTGATCGACGTCAGCGGCAACACCCACCGCGCCGAATTCTGCATCGACAAGCTCTACTCGCCGGACGGCCCCACCGGCCGCCTCGGCCTGCTCGAAATGCGCGCATTCGAAATGCCGCCGCATGCCCGCATGAGCCTCACCCAGCAACTGCTGCTGCGCACCCTGGTCGCCCGCTTCTGGAAAGACCCCTACACGCCGCCCAAGCTGGTGCGCTGGGGAACGGAACTGCACGACCGCTTCCTGCTGCCGCATTTCGTCTGGCAGGACTTCAACGACGTCATGACCGACCTGCAGGCCGACGGCTACCCGGTGAAGGCTGAGTGGTTCGCGCCGCACCTCGAGTTCCGTTTCCCGAAATATGGCGATTTCGCCGTCAAGGGCATGCAACTCGAACTGCGCGCCGCCCTCGAACCCTGGCACGTCATGGGCGAGGAAGGTGCGGTCGGCACCACGGTACGCTACGTGGATTCCTCTATCGAACGCATCCAGGTCAAGCTCAACGGCGCCGCGCCGGACCGCTACACGGTGACCTGCAACGGTGTGCCCGTGCCGCTGCAGCCGACCGGCACGGTGGGCGAATCCGTCGCTGGCGTGCGCTACCGCGCCTGGCAGCCGGCATCCTGCCTGCATCCGACCATAGGCACCGACGGCCCGCTTACCTTCGATATCGTCGACACCTGGAACCAGCGCAGCCTGGGCGGCTGCCAGTACCATGTGGCCCACCCCGGCGGGCGCAACTACGACACCTTCCCGGTTAACGCGTTCGAGGCCGAAAGCCGCCGCATGGCGCGCTACTTCCGCATGGGTCATACGCCCGGACGGATGGACATCGGGGAAGCCCGCATCAACCCGGAGTTCCCATTCACGCTAGACTTGCGTCAACACTAA
- a CDS encoding M20 aminoacylase family protein, translated as MSVIDIVRPRLYKLTAIRRDIHAHPELAFAEHRTADLVARHLESLGLEVHRGLGGTGVVGVLRGGRGLRAVGLRADMDALPITERNTFAHRSTTDGCMHACGHDGHTTMLLGAAEVLAANPDFDGIVYFLFQPAEEGEGGALAMIEDGLFERFPMEAVFGMHNWPGLPAGSFAVHAGPVMASADRFDITVLGHGAHAAMPHLGADPVTAAAALVQAVQTIVSRNLDPADSAVVSVTQFHAGEAYNVIPDRAELSGTVRAFSATVQDAVEARLRTLCDGIAAGFGVKVDFAYRRGYPPTINTAPEAAVCVEVARSLVGDAAVDTAARPSMGAEDFAYFLQRKPGAYVWIGNGPGEGGCTLHNPHYDFNDDILPAGVAYWVELVRHLLPAAR; from the coding sequence ATGAGCGTCATCGATATCGTCCGCCCGCGTCTTTACAAATTGACGGCCATCCGGCGGGACATCCATGCCCATCCGGAACTCGCGTTCGCCGAGCATCGTACCGCGGACCTCGTCGCCCGCCATCTCGAGTCCCTGGGGCTGGAGGTCCATCGTGGGTTGGGCGGCACCGGCGTGGTCGGCGTGCTGCGCGGCGGTCGCGGCCTGCGTGCGGTCGGCCTGCGCGCCGACATGGATGCACTGCCCATCACCGAGCGCAACACCTTCGCCCACCGCTCTACCACCGATGGCTGCATGCATGCCTGTGGCCATGATGGCCATACCACCATGCTGCTCGGCGCGGCCGAAGTGCTGGCTGCGAATCCCGATTTCGACGGCATCGTCTATTTCCTCTTCCAACCGGCGGAGGAAGGCGAAGGCGGCGCGCTGGCGATGATCGAGGACGGCCTGTTCGAGCGCTTCCCGATGGAGGCCGTATTCGGCATGCACAACTGGCCGGGGCTTCCGGCGGGCAGCTTCGCCGTCCACGCCGGGCCGGTGATGGCCAGCGCCGACCGTTTCGACATCACCGTGCTCGGCCATGGCGCCCATGCGGCCATGCCGCACCTCGGCGCCGATCCGGTAACGGCCGCCGCTGCGCTGGTGCAGGCGGTGCAGACCATCGTGTCGCGCAATCTCGACCCGGCCGACTCGGCGGTGGTCTCGGTCACCCAGTTCCATGCGGGCGAAGCCTACAACGTGATTCCGGACCGCGCCGAGCTGTCCGGCACGGTCCGCGCATTTTCGGCGACGGTGCAGGATGCGGTGGAGGCGAGGCTGCGCACGCTGTGCGACGGCATCGCGGCCGGATTCGGGGTGAAGGTGGACTTTGCCTACCGGCGCGGTTACCCGCCGACCATCAACACCGCGCCCGAGGCCGCGGTCTGCGTCGAGGTCGCGCGCAGCCTGGTCGGCGACGCCGCAGTCGACACCGCCGCTCGGCCGAGCATGGGCGCCGAGGATTTCGCCTATTTCCTTCAGCGAAAGCCGGGCGCCTACGTGTGGATAGGCAACGGGCCGGGCGAGGGTGGTTGCACCCTGCACAACCCGCATTACGACTTCAACGACGACATCCTGCCGGCGGGCGTAGCCTACTGGGTAGAACTCGTCCGCCACCTTCTGCCGGCAGCCCGCTGA
- a CDS encoding ABC transporter permease produces MITLRLAFRMMLRDLRAGELHLLGLAIIVAVASLTSVGFLADRVGRGLDREANQLLGGDLLLRADRPWPERFADEARQRGLGTVTTVLFTSMASTPAAAQLAGVKVVEPGYPLRGSVRIAPAPNAADAVAGRVPAPGEVWLDERLFADLGVKVGDKVGLGLVEFRVGGMVSFESDRGANFFSLLPRAMFNAADLPATGLLAAGSRASWLLHIAGTQEAVADYEKWARTQLGRGQRVETIENARPEVREALDRAQRFLRLAALLAVILAAVAVGLSARRFMRRHLDACAVMRCLGARQRQVLGVVTGEFLVFGLIAALLGSLLGWVTQWALADGVQAFLASDLPAPSLLPLAHGLAVGMALLVGFVLPQLLRLGKVSTLRVLRREFDVAEPASSIAWVLGAAALLALVFWIAADLRLGLFVALGFVLALGLFALMAWWSLGLVTRLKGQGSLRGGGWRYGIAALGRRMGGSVIQVTALGLGMTALLLLTLIRADLLDSWRRMAPADAPNRFIINIQPDQREGIAARFAGAGLPVPQIQPMIRARLVAINDKPVNGADYADERTRRLAEREFNLSYDTALPAGNAVAEGRWHGTDTTPQLSVEKGLAETFGLAVGDWVRFEIAGRMVDGPITSVRALSWDSMRVNFFFIGSAGWLEAYPASLITSFHLPAARHDFTTALVNAYPNLSVIDVAAVLAQVQAMTDRLIVIVQFVFGFALFAGLVVLYAALQSTHDEREYELAMLRTLGARNRQVRQALLAEFLVLGGLAGVLAGIGASAIGWALAHYVFKMNYLPGFAPLLLAALLGGAGVVLGGWLGTRGLLRRPPLASLRALA; encoded by the coding sequence ATGATCACCCTGCGCCTTGCCTTCCGCATGATGCTGCGCGACCTGCGCGCCGGAGAACTCCATTTGCTCGGGCTGGCGATCATCGTCGCGGTGGCGAGTCTCACCAGCGTCGGCTTCCTGGCAGATCGCGTCGGCCGCGGCCTGGACCGCGAGGCCAACCAGTTGCTCGGCGGCGACCTGTTGCTGCGCGCCGATCGTCCCTGGCCGGAACGCTTTGCCGACGAGGCGCGGCAGCGCGGGCTGGGCACTGTCACCACCGTGCTTTTCACCAGCATGGCGAGCACGCCGGCAGCTGCCCAGCTGGCCGGCGTCAAGGTAGTCGAACCGGGTTATCCGCTGCGCGGCAGCGTGCGCATTGCGCCAGCTCCGAACGCGGCGGATGCGGTCGCCGGCCGGGTGCCCGCGCCGGGCGAGGTGTGGCTGGACGAGCGCCTGTTCGCCGATCTGGGGGTGAAGGTTGGCGACAAGGTCGGGCTCGGGCTGGTGGAGTTTCGCGTCGGTGGCATGGTGAGCTTCGAATCCGACCGTGGCGCCAATTTCTTCAGCCTGCTGCCACGGGCGATGTTCAATGCCGCGGACCTGCCCGCCACCGGGCTGCTGGCTGCCGGCAGCCGTGCCAGCTGGCTGTTGCACATCGCGGGTACGCAAGAGGCGGTAGCCGACTACGAAAAATGGGCCAGGACGCAGCTGGGTCGTGGCCAGCGCGTGGAGACCATCGAAAATGCGCGGCCGGAAGTGCGCGAGGCGCTCGATCGCGCGCAGCGCTTCCTGCGGCTTGCGGCGCTGCTGGCCGTGATCCTGGCCGCAGTGGCGGTGGGCCTGTCGGCGCGGCGCTTCATGCGTCGCCATCTCGATGCCTGTGCGGTGATGCGCTGCCTGGGCGCACGCCAGCGTCAGGTGCTGGGGGTGGTGACCGGGGAATTCCTCGTCTTCGGCCTGATCGCCGCACTGCTGGGCAGCCTGCTCGGCTGGGTGACGCAATGGGCCTTGGCCGATGGCGTGCAGGCCTTTCTCGCCAGCGATTTGCCTGCGCCTTCGCTGCTGCCGCTGGCGCACGGCCTGGCGGTCGGTATGGCCCTGCTGGTGGGTTTCGTGCTGCCGCAGCTGCTGCGTCTGGGCAAGGTGTCGACCTTGCGGGTGCTGCGGCGCGAGTTCGATGTCGCCGAACCCGCCAGCAGCATCGCCTGGGTGCTGGGCGCTGCGGCACTGCTCGCGCTGGTGTTCTGGATTGCCGCCGATCTCCGCCTGGGTTTGTTCGTCGCGCTCGGTTTCGTCCTCGCGCTGGGGCTTTTTGCCCTGATGGCATGGTGGAGTCTCGGCCTCGTGACCCGCCTGAAGGGGCAGGGCAGCCTGCGCGGCGGTGGCTGGCGCTACGGCATCGCGGCGCTCGGGCGGCGCATGGGCGGCAGCGTCATCCAGGTAACGGCGCTTGGTCTGGGCATGACTGCCTTGCTGCTGCTTACCCTGATCCGCGCCGACCTGCTCGACAGCTGGCGGCGCATGGCGCCGGCCGATGCCCCCAACCGTTTCATCATCAACATCCAGCCCGATCAACGAGAGGGCATCGCCGCCCGCTTTGCCGGGGCCGGGCTGCCGGTGCCGCAGATCCAGCCGATGATCCGGGCGCGGCTCGTGGCGATCAACGACAAGCCGGTCAATGGTGCAGATTATGCGGACGAGCGGACCCGCCGCCTAGCTGAACGCGAGTTCAATCTTTCCTACGACACGGCGCTGCCGGCGGGCAACGCGGTGGCCGAGGGGCGCTGGCACGGCACCGACACCACGCCGCAGCTGTCGGTCGAAAAGGGCCTTGCCGAAACCTTTGGGCTCGCCGTCGGCGACTGGGTGCGATTCGAGATCGCGGGCCGTATGGTGGACGGGCCGATCACCAGCGTACGTGCCTTGTCGTGGGACTCGATGCGGGTGAACTTCTTCTTCATCGGCTCGGCGGGCTGGCTGGAAGCCTATCCGGCCAGCCTCATCACCAGTTTCCATCTGCCCGCGGCACGGCACGACTTCACCACCGCGCTGGTCAATGCCTACCCCAATCTCTCGGTGATCGACGTCGCGGCGGTGCTGGCCCAGGTGCAGGCGATGACCGACCGGCTGATCGTGATCGTGCAGTTCGTGTTTGGCTTTGCGTTGTTCGCAGGCCTGGTGGTGCTTTACGCCGCGCTGCAGTCCACCCACGACGAACGCGAATACGAACTGGCGATGCTGCGCACGCTGGGGGCGCGCAACCGGCAGGTGCGCCAGGCCCTGCTGGCCGAATTCCTGGTACTCGGCGGACTCGCCGGGGTGCTCGCCGGCATCGGCGCCAGTGCCATCGGCTGGGCCTTGGCGCACTACGTCTTCAAGATGAACTACCTGCCGGGTTTCGCGCCCTTGCTCCTGGCGGCGCTGCTCGGCGGTGCCGGGGTGGTGTTGGGCGGTTGGCTGGGCACCCGTGGGCTCCTGCGGCGTCCGCCGCTGGCCAGCCTGCGGGCCCTGGCCTGA
- the moaA gene encoding GTP 3',8-cyclase MoaA: MKVIPIRATPVATAEFPPAPAAGLPLADTRGRNVRDLRISVTDRCNFRCVYCMPREIFDKDYPFLPRTQLLSFEEILRVARLFVARGVRKIRITGGEPLLRKDIERLVEMLATLDCVELTLTTNGVLLPKLAARLRAAGLHRVTVSLDALDDATFRRMNDADYPVERVLEGIAAAQAAGFDAIKVNMVVKRGTNDQDIEAMARHFRGSGHILRFIEFMDVGSSNGWKMDEVLPSREVVARIDRLFPLEAIDPNYEGEVAERWRYKDGAGEIGVISSVTQAFCGTCTRIRLSTEGKLYTCLFAQQGHDLRSLLREGADDTRIDAAIAHVWQRRDDHYSEIRTAATVKARKIEMSYIGG; this comes from the coding sequence ATGAAGGTCATCCCCATCCGCGCCACCCCTGTGGCGACCGCGGAGTTTCCGCCGGCGCCGGCCGCCGGCCTGCCACTCGCGGACACGCGCGGCCGCAATGTGCGCGACCTGCGCATCTCGGTTACCGATCGCTGCAATTTCCGCTGTGTATACTGCATGCCGCGCGAAATCTTCGACAAGGATTACCCTTTCCTGCCGCGCACGCAATTGCTCAGCTTCGAGGAAATCCTGCGCGTCGCCCGGCTTTTCGTCGCCCGCGGCGTGCGCAAGATCCGCATCACCGGCGGTGAACCCCTGCTGCGCAAGGACATCGAACGCCTGGTCGAAATGCTGGCGACGCTCGATTGCGTGGAACTGACGCTCACCACCAACGGCGTATTGTTACCCAAGCTCGCTGCGCGACTGCGTGCGGCGGGGCTGCATCGCGTCACCGTCAGCCTGGACGCACTCGACGACGCCACCTTCCGCCGCATGAACGATGCAGACTATCCGGTCGAGCGCGTCCTCGAAGGCATCGCCGCGGCGCAGGCCGCGGGCTTCGACGCCATCAAGGTGAACATGGTGGTCAAGCGCGGTACCAACGACCAGGACATCGAGGCCATGGCCCGCCATTTCCGCGGCAGCGGCCATATCCTGCGTTTCATCGAGTTCATGGATGTGGGCTCCAGCAACGGCTGGAAGATGGACGAGGTGTTGCCCTCGCGCGAGGTCGTCGCCCGCATCGACCGACTGTTTCCGCTCGAAGCCATCGATCCCAACTACGAAGGGGAGGTTGCCGAGCGCTGGCGCTACAAGGACGGTGCCGGCGAGATCGGCGTGATCTCTTCCGTGACCCAGGCCTTTTGCGGCACCTGCACCCGCATCCGGCTATCGACCGAAGGCAAGCTCTACACCTGCCTCTTCGCACAACAGGGACACGACCTGCGCAGCCTCCTCCGCGAAGGTGCCGACGACACCCGGATCGACGCTGCCATCGCCCACGTCTGGCAGCGGCGCGATGACCATTATTCCGAAATCCGCACTGCTGCCACCGTCAAGGCACGCAAGATCGAGATGTCCTACATCGGCGGCTGA
- a CDS encoding Lon protease family protein, whose product MADATPLSADLLRTRCNPDQFDFDTTETLEGHAGDLGQTRAMEALRFGLSIGHSDYHVFVLGEAGSGKHATTFRLLRERAATEPVPPDLCYLHNFDETLRPRLLTLPAGRGAALRTDMQVFIRELGPAIDAALGHETHTERIEALQNSHKAREEAALRELGEGCAAEGISLLQTQDGFVFAPSRDGEALSPEAFEALPETEREAIEARVEAWSDKLEALLNEFPGWRKALRESIVRAEHEVLSPAIAHLMREMRERHVDLPEVLRFFDAVARDVLDSAANSVLFEEEEDETTDTEENARFSRYQVKLLVDHAASQGAPIVFENNPGYGNLIGRIEHLMQQGVQVSHFNLIRAGALHRANGGYLVVDAERLLTQPFAWEGLKRSLRSGEIRIEPPAEAQGWSGSLTLEPEAVPCALKVVMIGDRDIYYMLMEHDPDFAELFKVAADFDDDLPRTPENEFQYARLLAMLARGANLLPLDRGAVARLVEEGARFAEDAGRLSLQTRSLADLMREADHFAREAACDRVGREQVEAALAARVRRSGRYPERVRQSMLEGTTLISTTGARAGQINGLVVIELAGERFGHPVRISATVRLGEGDVVDIEREADLGGAIHSKGVLILSAFLAARYARHQPLSLSASLVFEQSYAPVEGDSASLAELCALLSALTQLPIEQRLAITGSVNQFGEVQVIGGVNEKIEGYFDLCAARGLDGSHGVVIPAASVRHLMLREDVVDAARAGRFHIYPVNTVDEAMTVLTGVPAGEPDAKGAMPRGSLNYKVAAVLADMTAARHAFADGEPASRRKRRRTH is encoded by the coding sequence ATGGCCGACGCCACACCCCTGTCCGCTGACCTGCTGCGGACGCGCTGCAATCCCGATCAATTCGATTTCGATACCACCGAAACCCTGGAAGGCCACGCCGGCGACCTTGGCCAGACACGCGCCATGGAAGCGCTGCGCTTCGGCCTTTCCATAGGGCATTCGGATTATCACGTCTTCGTCCTCGGCGAGGCCGGCAGCGGCAAGCACGCCACCACTTTCCGCCTGCTGCGCGAACGCGCCGCAACCGAGCCGGTGCCGCCGGACCTGTGCTATCTCCACAACTTTGACGAAACCCTCCGTCCCCGTCTGCTGACGCTGCCTGCTGGTCGGGGGGCCGCCTTGCGTACCGACATGCAGGTCTTCATCCGCGAACTGGGGCCGGCGATCGACGCAGCACTCGGCCACGAAACTCACACCGAGCGCATCGAGGCGTTGCAGAACTCCCACAAGGCGCGTGAAGAGGCTGCGCTGCGCGAACTCGGCGAAGGTTGTGCCGCAGAGGGTATTTCCCTGCTGCAGACCCAGGACGGCTTCGTGTTTGCCCCGTCGCGCGACGGCGAGGCCTTGTCGCCGGAAGCCTTCGAGGCCTTGCCCGAGACCGAGCGTGAAGCGATAGAGGCGCGTGTCGAGGCCTGGAGCGACAAGCTGGAGGCGCTGCTCAACGAATTTCCTGGCTGGCGCAAGGCCCTGCGTGAATCCATCGTCCGCGCGGAGCATGAGGTGCTTTCGCCGGCCATCGCCCACCTGATGCGCGAGATGCGCGAGCGCCATGTCGATCTGCCAGAAGTGCTGCGCTTCTTCGATGCGGTTGCGCGCGATGTGCTGGACAGCGCAGCCAACAGCGTGCTGTTCGAGGAGGAAGAGGACGAAACGACCGATACCGAGGAAAACGCCCGTTTCAGCCGTTACCAGGTGAAGCTGCTGGTCGATCACGCAGCCTCGCAGGGGGCTCCGATCGTGTTCGAGAACAATCCGGGCTACGGCAACCTCATCGGTCGTATCGAGCACCTGATGCAGCAGGGCGTGCAGGTCAGTCACTTCAACCTGATCCGAGCCGGCGCGCTGCACCGCGCGAATGGCGGCTATCTGGTGGTCGATGCAGAGCGTTTGCTGACCCAGCCCTTCGCCTGGGAAGGACTCAAGCGCAGCCTGCGCTCGGGCGAGATCCGTATCGAGCCGCCGGCGGAGGCGCAGGGCTGGAGCGGCTCGCTGACGCTGGAGCCAGAGGCGGTGCCTTGTGCGCTCAAGGTCGTGATGATAGGTGACCGCGACATCTACTACATGCTGATGGAGCACGATCCGGACTTTGCCGAACTCTTCAAGGTGGCGGCGGATTTCGACGATGACCTGCCCCGCACGCCGGAGAACGAGTTCCAGTATGCCCGGCTGCTGGCGATGCTGGCGCGAGGCGCCAACCTGCTGCCGCTGGATCGCGGTGCGGTGGCCCGCCTGGTGGAGGAGGGTGCTCGCTTCGCCGAGGATGCAGGGCGCTTGTCCTTGCAGACGCGCAGCTTGGCCGATCTGATGCGCGAGGCAGACCACTTTGCCCGCGAGGCCGCCTGCGACCGTGTCGGCCGCGAGCAGGTGGAGGCCGCGCTTGCCGCCCGCGTCCGTCGCAGCGGGCGTTACCCCGAGCGGGTACGGCAGTCCATGCTCGAGGGCACCACGCTGATCAGCACCACCGGCGCGCGTGCCGGGCAGATCAATGGTCTGGTGGTGATCGAGCTTGCCGGCGAGCGCTTTGGCCATCCGGTGCGGATTTCCGCCACGGTGCGGCTGGGCGAGGGCGATGTGGTCGACATCGAACGCGAGGCCGATCTGGGTGGTGCGATCCACTCCAAGGGCGTGCTGATCCTGTCGGCCTTCCTGGCAGCGCGCTATGCGCGTCATCAGCCACTGTCGCTGTCGGCCAGCCTTGTATTCGAGCAATCCTATGCGCCGGTGGAAGGCGATTCGGCCTCGCTTGCCGAACTCTGCGCGTTGCTGTCGGCGCTGACGCAGCTGCCCATCGAACAGCGTCTGGCGATCACCGGGTCGGTGAACCAGTTCGGTGAAGTGCAGGTCATCGGCGGCGTAAACGAAAAAATCGAAGGCTACTTCGACCTGTGCGCAGCGCGCGGTCTGGACGGCAGTCACGGGGTGGTGATTCCGGCGGCGAGTGTGCGCCATCTGATGCTGCGTGAGGACGTGGTCGATGCGGCGAGGGCGGGGCGCTTCCATATCTACCCGGTCAACACCGTGGACGAGGCGATGACGGTGCTTACCGGCGTGCCGGCCGGCGAGCCGGATGCCAAGGGGGCAATGCCACGTGGTTCGCTCAACTACAAGGTGGCGGCCGTGTTGGCCGACATGACGGCGGCGCGTCACGCCTTTGCCGACGGCGAGCCGGCTTCGCGGCGCAAGCGGCGGCGCACGCATTGA